Genomic DNA from Roseimicrobium gellanilyticum:
CCAGGCGGGCAGGGAGCGTTTCCGACCCAGTGGTCCTCGCAGCCAGAGGCATGCTTCTCAGCCAGGTGGATGAGCGTACGCGTGCAGAGTGGTTTCAGGCAGCAAGAGATGCGGATGAGCATGACGCGGTGCTCTCCGATTTGCTCGGTCAGTGGTCCATCTGGGATACAAGGGCCGCCATGCGTACGGCCCTGGGCTTTCAGAAACACGAGTCGCCCCATCTTTCGTCCACGGTCCAATCCGACGCCACCAACAATTTTTTGCCACCGAATCTCAGGCACGGTAATCTCGGCTTCATTCGCGAATTTGACGTGGAACTCCTCCGCAAGCGCTTTGACGACGGCTATCTCTACGACTGGGCTACCGAGGCCATGGAGGCCTGGGGCAGGGTCGATGTGGGCGAAGCGGCCCGTTATGGTCTGGAAGGACTGATGAAGCTGAACCATTACCCGCGCAGCGATTTGATAAAGTTCCTCAAGGGTGAGAACAATGAGTTCTCAGATACTGGGGACATGATTGACCGCACCTTCTGCTATCTCCGTGTCTGGGCCGTGGTGCGACCGGATGAGATGAAAACGTGGATAGCGACTATCCAGGATTCCGCGATGCGTGACGCCCTCACCTGGCTGCTGGAGAATCCGTGGGGGACCGGGGAGAATGTGGAGCAGTAGTTCGGACGTGGCTGAGGGAGGCGCATTTTGAATTCTTCCAATGCAGTCGCGTCAAAGCCCGTTTTATTTGGTCCCTTTGAAAAGCGCATTCCATTGGGTTGGACTATAGAGTCATTGCAGTCTGCTCCGGCATCGCCACCTCATCCCTGTCACTCATGCGAAGACTCGCCCGCATTCTCCCGACCCTGACATTAATGGTCATCTGCCATGGCCTCACACCGGCTACGCTCCATGCCCAGCATCTTGACTGGAAGCTGGAGGACTTCAAGCCAGTCACTGAGCTGCCGTGGGGTGGTCATGATGCAGGCGCCACGGCACGTTTTGGCTTTGCCCAACTGGAGAAATACGGTTGGTATGGGCATCCCAAGGATGAGGTCATCGACTTCTTCGCCGGCAAGAACAATGAGTACCGGGACAATACGAGCGTCATTGATCGCACCTTTTGTTCCGCTCGCGTCTGGGCAGCTACCAAACCCGCCGAGATGAAAGCCTGGGTGGCTACCCTCAAGGATGATAAGCTGCGTGAGGCTCTCACCTGGCTCGTGGACCATCCTTGGGGACCGGGACGCTTTTGAGGCAAGAGACGTGCACCAGTTGCCCAGCCGGGTTTATCTGGCACCCTTCCCGCTCTCCCGCTCTTCCACTTTCCCAGTCATCCCACCTCCCTCTTCCAGCAATGCTCAAGACCTACCTCATGGTGATGCTCGGCGGCTGCTTCGGTGTGTCGGCGCGTCTATGGATGTCCACGGCGATGCAGGCGCGGTGGGGTGAGGATTTTCCGGTGGGCACGGTCGCGGTGAATATCACCGGATGTTTTGTGATTGGACTCTTCGCCGTGCTGACGGCTTCGGAGGGCATTTGGGCTGCGTCGCCACTTGTCCGACAGGCGGTGATTGTGGGGGTGCTGGGTGGATTCACCACATTCTCGTCCTTCAGCATCCAGACACTCACGCTGTTGAAGAATGGGCAACTCACCGCCGCAGTGGCGAATGTGTTCATCTCGGTCCTCGGATGCCTGCTGGCCACGTGGGCGGGCATGTTGCTGGGCGGCTGGATGAATGGGAAAAGCTCCTGAGTGATGGCCCGCGGAGATAGAGACCCGCGCCGGATTTCGTCTTGTTTCTTGCCCTCGTGGCGGGATTTCCCCTATGGTGGAAATCCGTCCTGTAGAGATACTCTTTACCTCAGCCCACCAGCTTCACCCCACCACCACGACGTCCCCACCAGCTGATGAAACCCTGCGCCCTCTTTTCTGCCGCGCTGCTCGCGCTTTGTTCCCTGCCTGCCACTGCCGCCAACTGGCCTCAATTCCGCGGGCCCAATCACGATGGCTCCACCCCGGAGACGGGTCTGCCGGAAAAGTTCTCCCAGAGTGAGAATGTGAAGTGGGCTGCACCGATGCCTGGACCTGCCGCCAGCGTGCCGGCGGTGTGGGGGGACAAGGTCTTCGTGAGCTCGTCAGACCCGGCAAAGCAGAAGCTCATGGCCATGTGCCTGGATGCAAAGACAGGCAAGGTCGTCTGGCAGCACGAGGTGACGGACGGCTACCAGCATGACGACCGCAGCAACCTGGCCTCTCCCTCGCCCTGCACGGATGGTGAGCGGGCCTTCTTCTTCTACGGCACCAGCGTGCTGGTCGCGTATGATTTCGCTGGGAAGGAAGTGTGGAAGCGTGACCTCGGGAAGGACTACGGAAACTTCGGCACGCAGTGGACCTACTCCAGCAGCCCCGCGCTGGACGGTGGGAAGCTCTACATCCAGGTGCTGCAGCGCAATGAGGCCTTCATGTTCCAGAACTTGCAGAAGGGCGACCCGAAGGGGAAGAACGAGAGCTACATCCTCGCGCTCGATCCCGCCACGGGGAAGGAACTGTGGCGGCAGGTGCGCCCCAGCGATGCGGTGGCGGAGTCTTTGGAAGGCTTCAGCACACCGGTGTTTCACACCTACAATGACCAGCGGCAGATGCTCATCAGCGGTGGCGATACCATGACCGGTCATGACGCCGCGACCGGCAAGGAACTGTGGCGCATGACCACCTACAACACGGCGAAGATTGGCCACTGGCGCCTGGTGCCTTCGCCCGTGGCGGCGGATGGCGTGGCCCTGGTGTGCGCTCCGAAGAAGGAGCCGGTGTACGCCGTGAAGCTCGACTCGAAGGGCACCGTGGAGCCTGCGTGGGTCTCCGATGGCAAGGAAGTGAGCAGCGATGTGAGCACGCCGCTCTTCTACCAGGGCAAGTTCTACGTGCTGGACAGCGATCGCAAGACGCTCTCCTGCGTGGAGCCGCGCACGGGCAAGGTGGTGTGGAAGGGTGAATTCCCCACGCGCCAGAAGATTGAGGCTTCACCTACAGGGGCGGATGGAAAAATCTATGCCGTTGATTTCATGGGCAATGTCTTTGTGGTGAAGGCGGGTGGCGACAGCTTCCAGCTTTTGCATCAGGCCGCGTTTGGCCAGGAGGGGACCACCTCGGTAAAGGGCGACCGCATCTGCCGTGCGGGCATCGCCGTGGCCAATGGATGTCTTTACATTCGCGCGCAGGACAGGTTGTATTGCATCGGCAAGTGATTGCCTGATGGGAGGGGTTGATGGTCTATGGTCGATAGTTGATAGCCTGAACCGATTGATGGCGAAACCGAGGAATGAAGGTAGTCAGCGTCGCGCGAGATCAGGTACCACTCGTTCATCATCGCATCGACTCAGGCTATCAACTATCGGCCATAGACCATCAACTCTTTATGAAGCCATTCCATTCCGTGATCCTGGCCCTGCTGCTGGGCAGTGCCGCTACATCCCATGCCCAGCTCGGGCCGAACGGCGCCACCGCGTCCTTCCGCGGCAGCCTTCCTCCAAAGGCGACGGCGCCCATCAGCGCCTCACAACGCACGGCGCTGGAGCGGGAACTGGACACGCTGACCCGCGCCTTCATCGCCGTGAAACGGCATCCTCGCGCTGCGGATGCGGAGATCTTCCTGAAGGCCGTGCGTTATGCGATCGAGTTCAGCGAATGGTATGACAAGACGCCCGAGGATGGTGTGAAGAAGGCGAATGCCCTGCTGGCGGAGGCCAAGAGCCGCATCGAGTCCCTGCGGAAGAATGAAACACCCTGGCTGCTGGGCTCCGGCACGAAGGTGGTGGGGTTCTACTCCCGCGTCGATGGCTCGCCGCAGCCGTACGGGGTGGAGATTCCCGAAGGACTCTCGTGGGGCAGTGGTGCGAAGATTCCCATGTGGGTGTGGCTGCACGGTCGTGGTGATACGGCCACGGATCTGAGCTTTGTCTATGGCAAGCTGACAGCGAAGAAGCCGGGGCAGTTCCAGCCAAAGGGAGCCATCGTCATCCATCCTTTCGGCAGGTACTGCAATGGGTACAAGTCCGCGGGCGAGACAGATGTGCTGGAGGCGCGGGATGACGCCACGGCGAGGTTCGGTGTGGACCCGAATCGCGTGGTGCTCGCGGGCTTCAGCATGGGTGGGGCGGGCGCTTGGCACATGGGTGCGCACTACGCAGACCAGTGGGCCTGTGTGCACACGGGTGCGGGCTTTGTGGATGTGAAGCGCTACCAGAAGCTCACTCCGGAGAAGATGCCTTCCTCCTATGAGCAGACGCTCTGGGGTGTGTATGACGTGCCGGACTACGCGCGCAATTTCTTCAATGTGCCCCTGGTCTCCTACAGCGGGGAGAAGGACTCGCAGCGTGACTCGGCAGAATACATGACGGAGGTGCTGGCGAAGGAGGAGTTCACCCTGAAGCATCTCATTGGCCCCGGCGTGGAACACAAGTATGAGCCCGGCGTGCAGCAGGAGGTGCAGGCACTCGTGGAGGCGGAGATGGAGAAGGGACGCGATCCGCTGCCGCGTCGTGTGGTATTGCAGTTCCGCTCCGGGCGCTATGCAAAGATGTTCTGGATGGAGGTCACTGAAGTGGAGAAGGAGTGGGAGGACACTCGTGTGGATGCAAACATCGCCCAGGGCGGTGTGCTGCGCGTGAACACGAAGAACGTGCGCGCCTTCCGGCTTGACCCCGCGATCGTGCGCGAGGCTGTGGCGCGGCCCTACACGATCTCCATCAATGGCCAGGATATCATTTACAATGAGAAGGCGGAGATCGCGCCCAAGAACTACTACTTCGCGCAGAATGAGTCGGGGAAGTGGAGCATGGCCACGGGTCCCTTCAAGGCCCCCGGCTCTGGAAAAGCAGGTGGTACCACCATTGAGGATGCCTTCCTGGACCGCTTCATCGTAGTCCTGCCGGAGAAGGATAGCTACTCGCCCAAGGTGAATGCCTGGGTAAAGGAGGAGTCACAACACTTCCTCCGCCGCTGGCGCAGCCTGATGCGCGGGGATGCCATTGTGAAACGTGCTTCAGAGATCACTCCTGAGGACATCCAGTCCTCGCATCTCATCCTGTGGGGGGATACGCGGTCGAATCCCCTCATCGCCCAGCTCCTGCCCAAGATGCCCGTGCGCTGGACTGCGGATGACGTGGTGGTCGGTGGCAGGGCAGGGGATGCGGAGACACATGTGCTGGTGATGGGCTACCCCAACCCACTCGCCCCGCATCGTCGCGTGGTGCTGAATTCCGGCCTCACCTTCCGCGAGGCGCATGACCGCACGAACTCCCTGCAGAACCCGAAGCTGCCTGACTGGGCCATCATCGATGTCACCACGCCTCCGGATGCTGAGCGCCCCGGCAAGATCGTGGCGGCGGATTTCTTTGATGAGAAGTGGCAGGTGAGACCGGCGAGGTGAGTTGCCGTTTCATCCGGTTGCTTCAGGGACTTCATTCGCGAACAAATGCCTCTGGGGGCTTGTTATACTCTTATGATGTCGCGCCAGGCCCAAGGAGCGGGAACGCCTCGTTCCCGAACCCCTGACGTGATAGCCTGGCCGCCCGTAACCTGCGCCGCCACATTTCCACCGTGTGCCTGCGGTTTGCTCCCGTGCAGGAACGCGGCGTCTCATGCAACACACGCTCGTGATGACCACATCAGTCGTGCGGGAACGAGGCGTTCCCGGTCCTTGGGCTTGGTGCGATGCAAAATCTGAGGCGCCCCTACAGGTCATCATCGACACCCAACACATCCTCCCACCATGAGAACCCCACGCTCCCGCTTCCGCCGCATTCTCAGCTGGTTCCTGCGCATCGTGCTGCTGATGGCGCTCCTCGTGGGCGCCATTGCGGGTACGGCGTGGTGGTATTTCCATCCAGCGTTCACGGCAACGCCCGGCATCATATACACCCAGCGGAACGGGCAGGACCTCACGCTGGATGTTTATCGTCCCGCGGGGCAGAACGGCGCGGCGGTCCTCATCATGGTCAGTGGAAGCTGGAAGTCGAATCCGCAGGGTTTCCAGCCTTGGATGGCCGCATCCCTTCTGCGCAAGGGGCTGACGGTCGTGGCTGTCACCCATGTCTCACAGCCGAAGGCGAGCGTGATGGAGATTGTGGCGGACGTGCAGCGCGCCGCGCGCTATGTGCGGCATCACGCCACGGAGTACGGCATCAAAACGGACCGGTTCGGTGTGGTAGGGGGCAGCTCGGGTGGACATCTCGCACTCATGCTCGCGACCTGCGGAGGACCTGGCGATGCCGCAGCAACTGACCCGGTGGATCGTGAGTCTTCAGCTGTGCAGGCGGCGGCGGTGTTCTTTCCTGTCACGGATTTGCTGAACCTGGGACCCTCCACGGAGAACGCGCACGACAACGGTCCGCCCAAGAGCTTCCGCAAGGCCTTCGGTCCTGATGCCATGAATCCGCCCAGCTGGCAGGTGATTGGCCGTTCCATATCACCCATCTACCACGTCACTGCGGCGTTGCCGCCCATTCGCATCGCACACGGCGATGCGGACACTCTGGTGCCGCTCGACCAATCTCTCCGCTTCCAGGCCAAGGCCGCGGAACTCGGGCATCAGGTGCTGCTGGAAGTGAAGCCGGGCCAGAAACATGGCTGGCTCACCATGCTGTGGGATGCGCACGTGTTTGCGGGGTGGTTTGTGGAGAAGCTGGGAAGGAGTGAGTGAGGTTGGTCAGTAGTCAGTAGTCAGTAGTCAGTAGTCAGTCCGCAGACGTGAGAGCACTTTGGAGACTAAGGTCTCTGTGACACGCAGCTTTCTACTTACCACTCACTACTTACTGGCCTTCTGGTTACTGCACACTGAATACTGCTTACTGATCACTTGAATCCCCCGCGTTCCCGTGTCTCGGTGGCCCGACACGTTCCACCTGCCCAATGAGCGGATTCCTCGTCTTCGACAATGTCCACAAACACTTCGGGACTACCCGTGCGGTGGATGGTGTGACGCTCGACATTGCGAAGGGAGAGACGTTTTCACTGCTGGGGCCGAGTGGCTGTGGGAAGACGACATTGCTGCGGCTCGCGGCGGGATTTGAAAGGCCGGACCAGGGGCGTATCCTGCTCGATGGTGAGGACATCACGCAGTTGCCGCCGGAGCGTCGGCCGGTGAATACCGTGTTTCAAAACTACGCGCTCTTTCCACATCTCAGTGTGTGGGAGAATGTGGCCTTCGGACTGCGCATTGCGAAACGCAGCCGGTCGGAGATTGCGCGGGAGGTCGAGGCCATGCTCACGCTCACGCGGTTGAATGAGCATGCGAGGAAGCGACCTCTGCAGCTCAGCGGCGGACAAAAGCAGCGCGTGGCCATCGCGCGGGCGCTGGTGAATCGACCGCGTGTGCTGCTGCTGGATGAGCCAC
This window encodes:
- the crcB gene encoding fluoride efflux transporter CrcB — translated: MLKTYLMVMLGGCFGVSARLWMSTAMQARWGEDFPVGTVAVNITGCFVIGLFAVLTASEGIWAASPLVRQAVIVGVLGGFTTFSSFSIQTLTLLKNGQLTAAVANVFISVLGCLLATWAGMLLGGWMNGKSS
- a CDS encoding PQQ-binding-like beta-propeller repeat protein, producing MKPCALFSAALLALCSLPATAANWPQFRGPNHDGSTPETGLPEKFSQSENVKWAAPMPGPAASVPAVWGDKVFVSSSDPAKQKLMAMCLDAKTGKVVWQHEVTDGYQHDDRSNLASPSPCTDGERAFFFYGTSVLVAYDFAGKEVWKRDLGKDYGNFGTQWTYSSSPALDGGKLYIQVLQRNEAFMFQNLQKGDPKGKNESYILALDPATGKELWRQVRPSDAVAESLEGFSTPVFHTYNDQRQMLISGGDTMTGHDAATGKELWRMTTYNTAKIGHWRLVPSPVAADGVALVCAPKKEPVYAVKLDSKGTVEPAWVSDGKEVSSDVSTPLFYQGKFYVLDSDRKTLSCVEPRTGKVVWKGEFPTRQKIEASPTGADGKIYAVDFMGNVFVVKAGGDSFQLLHQAAFGQEGTTSVKGDRICRAGIAVANGCLYIRAQDRLYCIGK
- a CDS encoding prolyl oligopeptidase family serine peptidase — encoded protein: MKPFHSVILALLLGSAATSHAQLGPNGATASFRGSLPPKATAPISASQRTALERELDTLTRAFIAVKRHPRAADAEIFLKAVRYAIEFSEWYDKTPEDGVKKANALLAEAKSRIESLRKNETPWLLGSGTKVVGFYSRVDGSPQPYGVEIPEGLSWGSGAKIPMWVWLHGRGDTATDLSFVYGKLTAKKPGQFQPKGAIVIHPFGRYCNGYKSAGETDVLEARDDATARFGVDPNRVVLAGFSMGGAGAWHMGAHYADQWACVHTGAGFVDVKRYQKLTPEKMPSSYEQTLWGVYDVPDYARNFFNVPLVSYSGEKDSQRDSAEYMTEVLAKEEFTLKHLIGPGVEHKYEPGVQQEVQALVEAEMEKGRDPLPRRVVLQFRSGRYAKMFWMEVTEVEKEWEDTRVDANIAQGGVLRVNTKNVRAFRLDPAIVREAVARPYTISINGQDIIYNEKAEIAPKNYYFAQNESGKWSMATGPFKAPGSGKAGGTTIEDAFLDRFIVVLPEKDSYSPKVNAWVKEESQHFLRRWRSLMRGDAIVKRASEITPEDIQSSHLILWGDTRSNPLIAQLLPKMPVRWTADDVVVGGRAGDAETHVLVMGYPNPLAPHRRVVLNSGLTFREAHDRTNSLQNPKLPDWAIIDVTTPPDAERPGKIVAADFFDEKWQVRPAR
- a CDS encoding alpha/beta hydrolase, with the protein product MRTPRSRFRRILSWFLRIVLLMALLVGAIAGTAWWYFHPAFTATPGIIYTQRNGQDLTLDVYRPAGQNGAAVLIMVSGSWKSNPQGFQPWMAASLLRKGLTVVAVTHVSQPKASVMEIVADVQRAARYVRHHATEYGIKTDRFGVVGGSSGGHLALMLATCGGPGDAAATDPVDRESSAVQAAAVFFPVTDLLNLGPSTENAHDNGPPKSFRKAFGPDAMNPPSWQVIGRSISPIYHVTAALPPIRIAHGDADTLVPLDQSLRFQAKAAELGHQVLLEVKPGQKHGWLTMLWDAHVFAGWFVEKLGRSE